The Sulfurimonas sp. genome includes a window with the following:
- the exbD gene encoding TonB system transport protein ExbD, with protein MAKCKKAPKRFDEINVIPFIDIMLVLLVMVLTTATFIKQGVIPVNLPEAKKADKQDTKKEVTIYVNAKGEIFFEKNRVNLKSLKENLSTISKEQTVILRSDKESRFQDFVSVMDILKELEHEQLYIVTKE; from the coding sequence ATGGCTAAGTGCAAAAAAGCTCCAAAAAGATTTGATGAGATAAACGTTATACCGTTTATTGATATTATGCTTGTGCTTTTAGTTATGGTTCTAACTACTGCTACTTTTATAAAACAGGGTGTAATTCCCGTAAATCTTCCAGAAGCAAAAAAAGCAGACAAGCAAGATACTAAAAAAGAAGTAACCATATACGTAAACGCGAAAGGTGAGATCTTTTTTGAAAAAAACAGAGTAAATCTAAAAAGCCTAAAAGAAAACCTAAGCACTATCTCAAAAGAGCAGACAGTTATTCTTAGAAGCGATAAGGAATCACGCTTCCAAGACTTTGTAAGTGTTATGGATATACTAAAAGAGCTAGAACACGAACAACTTTATATTGTTACTAAAGAATAA
- a CDS encoding ankyrin repeat domain-containing protein: protein MKKYLLGIITVFVVFFFSGCVAKIATAASIGDIKTIEKELNNGVDINTLSLEYTPISWAAHNGQLEAVKYLVEHGAKIDAAYPDSYWAPLHAASIQGHLDVVKYLVEQGADVNINNAKTTNDHWGATPLHMAANKGYFKIVKYLSEHGADLSLLDNDGKTPIESASDSKIISYLQQHAKKDRELYLKKQEEKLALKKEKEHEDKLKKEVDTFLKNNDFEGLKKYTDENPDSVYYIFDDSIRLLFTGPAGMKVGDIRKLINDGKSEFLVVSLIKRVKVPYKEFTLDEIDLLIKMGLSEKIIATMIDVTTEILKDKEKREYQEFLLSEQKRMLEEQNKAKVIYQAPNTQSNGIGDQIKDELIKQGVKQLFEHLF, encoded by the coding sequence ATGAAAAAATACCTCCTAGGAATTATTACAGTATTTGTGGTTTTTTTCTTTTCTGGATGTGTAGCTAAAATTGCAACTGCAGCTAGCATTGGCGATATTAAAACTATAGAGAAAGAACTTAATAACGGTGTAGATATAAACACGCTAAGTTTAGAATATACGCCAATATCTTGGGCGGCACATAATGGACAACTAGAAGCTGTTAAATATTTGGTAGAGCATGGTGCAAAAATTGATGCGGCTTATCCAGATAGCTATTGGGCACCATTGCATGCAGCATCGATACAAGGACATTTAGATGTTGTTAAGTATTTGGTGGAGCAGGGAGCCGATGTTAATATAAACAATGCCAAAACAACAAATGATCATTGGGGTGCTACACCTTTACATATGGCTGCAAACAAAGGCTATTTTAAAATAGTAAAATACTTGTCAGAACACGGGGCTGATCTCAGTTTATTGGACAATGATGGAAAGACTCCGATAGAGTCTGCAAGCGATTCCAAAATTATAAGTTATCTACAACAGCATGCAAAAAAAGACAGAGAGTTATATCTAAAAAAACAAGAAGAAAAACTGGCTCTAAAAAAAGAAAAAGAGCATGAAGATAAATTGAAAAAAGAGGTAGATACTTTTTTAAAAAACAACGACTTTGAAGGGTTGAAAAAATATACAGATGAAAACCCGGATAGCGTCTACTATATTTTTGATGACAGTATAAGACTCCTTTTTACAGGTCCTGCAGGTATGAAAGTTGGAGATATTAGAAAGCTGATTAATGATGGTAAGAGTGAGTTTTTAGTTGTTTCTTTAATAAAAAGGGTAAAAGTTCCGTATAAAGAGTTTACTTTAGATGAGATTGATCTGTTGATTAAAATGGGTTTGAGCGAAAAAATTATAGCTACAATGATCGATGTAACAACAGAGATATTAAAAGATAAAGAAAAAAGAGAGTATCAGGAATTTTTACTCTCAGAACAAAAAAGGATGTTAGAAGAGCAAAATAAAGCAAAAGTTATTTATCAAGCTCCAAATACACAGTCAAACGGTATTGGTGATCAGATAAAAGATGAGTTAATAAAACAAGGTGTTAAGCAACTGTTTGAACACCTGTTTTAA
- a CDS encoding diguanylate cyclase, whose amino-acid sequence MRRYIPTILVVFASVIIVSVFLFSEYILSSFEKITFAIIFSIILGILFQLRQNALEEKNTFLKVQQISEIGFWKYDLKKGTLFWSDEIYNMFKIDKGMFKLSFESFVNIVYEDDRECVKNAYLDSLKTKKDYEIKHRVLLSNGELKWVIEKCKTDFDSNGQPLVSVGIVIDVTKEENYIHQVEKSESTLSSIINSTDDLIFFKDKEFKYLGCNDAFLKFVGQTKDKMIGHNDFELFREEMASQFREMDVQMLEKNEVSSNYEWITYPDGERKYLLVQKIPFKYNNKDTGVLGIARDITELHLAQKKIKDQTYVDELTKLYNRKSYNKRVEELLSLKKRYKTKFSMIMFDIDDFKQVNDTYGHKVGDEVLVKLSNIVKSQLRENDYVFRIGGEEFVVLLTETGLESAVSVAEKLRKNISEKLDEVTDRTITVSLGVSESNESDTEDTIFRRVDRLLYKSKNSGKNRVSVG is encoded by the coding sequence ATGCGTAGATATATACCGACAATTTTAGTAGTGTTCGCTTCTGTAATCATTGTATCTGTTTTTTTATTTTCAGAGTATATATTATCAAGTTTTGAAAAAATCACCTTTGCCATCATATTTTCAATTATTTTAGGAATTCTTTTTCAATTAAGACAAAATGCATTAGAAGAAAAAAATACTTTTTTAAAAGTGCAACAAATATCTGAAATAGGTTTTTGGAAGTACGACTTAAAAAAAGGTACACTATTTTGGTCAGATGAAATATATAACATGTTTAAAATAGATAAAGGCATGTTTAAACTTTCCTTCGAAAGTTTTGTAAATATAGTTTATGAAGATGACAGAGAATGTGTGAAAAATGCTTATTTAGATTCGTTAAAGACAAAGAAAGATTATGAGATCAAACATAGGGTCTTACTCTCAAATGGAGAGCTTAAATGGGTGATTGAAAAATGTAAAACAGATTTTGACTCAAATGGCCAACCATTAGTTTCAGTCGGTATAGTTATCGATGTAACAAAAGAGGAAAATTATATTCATCAGGTTGAAAAGTCTGAAAGTACTCTCAGCTCAATTATTAACTCAACAGATGATCTTATATTTTTTAAAGATAAAGAGTTTAAATATTTAGGTTGTAATGATGCCTTTTTAAAATTTGTAGGACAAACGAAAGATAAGATGATTGGTCATAATGATTTCGAGCTTTTTAGAGAAGAGATGGCTTCACAGTTTAGAGAGATGGATGTACAAATGCTTGAGAAAAATGAAGTCTCTTCTAACTATGAATGGATTACATATCCAGATGGTGAGAGAAAATATCTTTTAGTGCAAAAAATTCCATTTAAATACAACAATAAAGATACAGGTGTTTTAGGTATAGCAAGAGATATAACCGAACTACATTTAGCACAAAAGAAAATTAAAGATCAAACATATGTAGATGAACTGACAAAACTTTACAATAGAAAATCTTATAACAAAAGAGTAGAAGAATTATTGTCACTCAAAAAGCGTTATAAGACAAAGTTTTCAATGATTATGTTTGATATAGATGATTTTAAACAGGTAAACGATACATATGGTCACAAGGTTGGAGATGAAGTCTTAGTTAAGCTAAGTAATATTGTTAAATCACAACTAAGAGAAAATGATTATGTTTTTAGAATCGGTGGTGAAGAGTTTGTAGTTTTATTAACTGAAACAGGTTTAGAGAGTGCTGTCTCTGTTGCAGAAAAGCTGCGTAAAAATATTTCAGAAAAGTTAGACGAGGTTACAGATCGGACTATTACTGTGAGTCTTGGAGTATCTGAAAGTAATGAAAGTGATACTGAAGACACTATATTCAGAAGAGTAGACAGATTGTTATACAAATCTAAAAACAGTGGTAAAAATAGAGTTAGTGTAGGTTAA
- a CDS encoding GGDEF domain-containing protein → MNIFKNKTYISFIFYFVFYGIVISLFTSFVNYKIQYSDIEKGIKQNAEYTSMQKINRIESYIEGIKQNLYSITNNPTFIRYLENSNPENKEQTQNIFINTAMSNINFFQVRFINKDGLEIIRVDKDRATNYSFVVSEKNLQDKSNRYYFQESIKSSQGMYWRSKIDLNVERGVIEKPIRPTIRVSTPVYHNQILHGIVIINVDLTKLFNAIQQSSDFIIYIADNEGNFLIHPNEKNSWSKYLKNGYKLSDEFPNKYKIMLSTSSYKSMLVNSFSLERAIQNNEDLSLILKTENDYVTNLKNNNYLLTLYLTVLILVVSIPLGVFISLTPARLQEKLNILLKENAEQLDIIDKHVITSTTDLNGNIIDLSTAMCKISGYSKEELIGKNMSVLKSGNLPKELYETLWRTIKNGLVWQGEIENKTKNGDYYWLEITILPRLNSNNVIENYMAICTDITDKKIIEYISEHDKLTKLYNRTKLDKVLEHEYLRSQRYKNTFSIIIIDLDHFKSVNDTYGHLVGDSVLVELADILQSSIRSTDTLGRWGGEEFLIICPQTDLSGAKELAEEIRRKVDNHTFKTIGNKTISIGVSELNNDDNIESLLKRSDDCLYEAKESGRNCVKS, encoded by the coding sequence ATGAATATATTTAAAAACAAAACATATATTAGTTTTATTTTTTATTTTGTCTTTTATGGAATTGTGATTTCATTATTTACTTCATTTGTTAATTACAAAATTCAGTATTCAGATATTGAAAAAGGCATCAAACAAAATGCTGAGTATACTTCAATGCAAAAAATTAATCGTATTGAAAGCTACATTGAAGGGATCAAGCAAAACCTTTATTCAATTACAAATAACCCGACTTTTATTAGATATTTGGAAAATTCAAACCCAGAAAACAAAGAACAAACACAAAATATATTTATAAATACTGCTATGTCAAATATAAACTTCTTTCAAGTACGTTTTATCAACAAAGATGGATTAGAAATTATAAGAGTCGACAAAGATAGAGCTACGAACTATTCTTTTGTAGTAAGTGAAAAAAATCTTCAAGATAAATCAAACAGATATTATTTTCAAGAAAGTATTAAAAGTTCTCAAGGAATGTACTGGAGATCTAAAATTGATCTAAATGTTGAGCGAGGTGTTATTGAAAAACCTATACGCCCGACAATCAGAGTATCTACACCTGTTTATCATAATCAGATTTTACATGGAATTGTTATCATAAATGTAGATCTGACAAAGTTATTTAATGCAATTCAACAAAGTTCTGATTTTATTATATATATAGCAGATAACGAAGGCAATTTTTTAATACATCCGAATGAAAAAAATTCATGGAGTAAGTACTTAAAAAATGGATATAAACTTAGTGACGAATTTCCTAACAAATACAAAATAATGTTATCTACTAGTAGCTATAAATCTATGCTTGTAAACTCATTCAGTCTAGAAAGAGCAATTCAAAACAATGAAGATTTATCACTTATACTAAAAACTGAAAATGACTATGTTACAAACCTAAAAAACAACAATTATCTTCTGACATTATATTTAACAGTTTTAATTTTAGTAGTGTCTATACCTTTAGGAGTATTTATTTCATTAACTCCGGCAAGACTACAAGAAAAATTGAACATACTGTTAAAAGAAAATGCTGAACAGTTGGATATCATCGATAAACATGTGATTACTTCGACTACAGATCTAAATGGTAATATAATTGATTTAAGTACTGCGATGTGTAAAATAAGCGGTTATTCTAAAGAAGAATTAATTGGAAAAAATATGTCTGTTTTAAAAAGCGGAAATTTACCAAAAGAACTTTATGAAACATTATGGAGAACTATAAAAAACGGTTTAGTATGGCAAGGTGAAATTGAAAATAAAACTAAAAATGGTGATTATTACTGGTTAGAAATAACTATACTTCCGCGCTTAAATTCAAATAATGTTATAGAAAACTATATGGCTATATGTACAGATATTACAGATAAAAAAATTATTGAATATATTTCAGAGCATGATAAACTAACTAAACTATATAACAGAACAAAACTTGATAAAGTTCTTGAACATGAATACTTAAGATCGCAAAGATATAAAAACACTTTTTCTATAATCATAATCGATCTAGACCACTTTAAATCTGTAAATGATACATATGGGCACCTTGTCGGTGATAGTGTATTAGTAGAACTTGCAGATATACTACAATCAAGTATCAGAAGTACTGATACGCTTGGAAGATGGGGTGGTGAAGAATTCTTAATAATATGTCCGCAAACAGATCTTTCAGGAGCAAAAGAGTTGGCTGAAGAGATAAGAAGAAAAGTTGATAATCATACATTTAAAACAATTGGAAATAAAACGATAAGTATTGGAGTTTCTGAATTAAATAATGATGATAATATAGAGAGTCTTCTTAAAAGAAGTGATGATTGTTTATATGAGGCTAAAGAATCTGGTAGGAACTGTGTTAAAAGTTAG